Part of the Mycobacteriales bacterium genome is shown below.
CATCGCGGCGATTCGCGCGAGCCGTTCGGCCGAGCCCTGGTACGCCGAAGCGGCCGCCGTCGAGGCGGAGCTGAAGCTGATGCCGGAACGGATGAGGCAGCGCTTCGACCCACAGCTGCGGGTGTTCGGGTACGCGCGCTGGGACGACCGCGCCCAGGAGCACGCCGCGTCCACCGATCGCCAGATGTCGATGCGGGCCATGGCTGCCTTCGTGCCCGGCCCGGAGGTCGCCGCGGAGTTCGACCTGACCGAGCGGCTGAGGACGCTCACCGCCCCAGTGCTGATCCTGGTCGGCTCGCTCGACGGCATCACCGGCGTGAAGGCCGGACACCTGATCGCGGACATGCTGCCCAACGCAACGGTCGTCGAGCTGCCCCACGCCGCGCACAACCCGTGGGTCGACTGTCCCGAGGAGTTTCGGGACGCGGTGCTCAGCTTTCTCGGATAGCGGCGAGGAGCGCGCCGGTCAGTGATCGATCGGCCGCGTTGGACAT
Proteins encoded:
- a CDS encoding alpha/beta hydrolase; this encodes MDSSVVRLDTPDGETIAVHVIGEGEPLVCVPGGPARASEYLEDLAGLSAYRRLLRVDLRGTGLSPLPADRDSLAFHRLADDLEVVREANALETVDVLAHSAGGFVTLAYAARYPQRLRRVVLVTPSGKPFGDVGSDIAAIRASRSAEPWYAEAAAVEAELKLMPERMRQRFDPQLRVFGYARWDDRAQEHAASTDRQMSMRAMAAFVPGPEVAAEFDLTERLRTLTAPVLILVGSLDGITGVKAGHLIADMLPNATVVELPHAAHNPWVDCPEEFRDAVLSFLG